The window CGGTGCGATAGACCTGCTTCGCCTTGCCCTCGTAGAGCAGCTCACCCCGATCCATGGTCGTCATCCAAGGCGCGCGAGAAGAGGGCTTGGGTATGCCGCAGGTGGTGCTCGATGTCAAAGAGGGTGGCGAGCTCGAGCGGCTTCAGGTGGCGGGACACGTCGGGGTCGGCCGCCAGCCGCTTCTGGAAGTCGCCGCCCGCCTGCGCGCAGCGCTGCACCCACCGATACGCCTCGTCGCGCTTGACCCCGCGACGCACGAGCGCGAGCAGCACCTGCTCGGAGAAGATCGCGCCGCCCAGCCGCTCCAGGTTCGCGCGCATCACCTCGGGCCGCACTTCGAGTCCCTCGATCACGTCGGCTAGGCGCGCGAGCATGAAGTCCATCACGATCGTGGCGTCGGGGCCGATCACGCGCTCGACCGAGGAGTGGCTGAGGTCGCGCTCGTGCCAGAGCGCCATGTTCTCGAGCGCGGCCGCGGCGTAGGCACGCACCAGGCGCGCGAGACCGGTCACGTTCTCGGCCAGGATCGGGTTCCGCTTGTGCGGCATCGCCGAGGAGCCCTTCTGGCCGGGTGCGAATGGCTCTAGCACCTCCCCCACCTCCGTGCGCTGGAGGTGGCGGATCTCGACCGCGATGCGCTCGCAGGTCCCGGCGAGGATGGCGAGCTCGCCGAAGAAGCGCGCGTGGCGGTCGCGCGGCACGACCTGGGTCGCGATCGGCTCCGGCCGAAGCCCGAGTCGCCGCAGCACGGCGGCCTCGAGCCCGGGCTCGCTGTTGGCGAAGGTGCCGACCGCCCCCGAGAGCTTGCCGTGGGCGATCGCAGCGCGCGCCGCGGCGAGCCCGCGGCGCCCGCGTTGGAGCTCGGCGTACCAGCTCGTGCACTTGAGGCCGAAGGTGATGACCTCGGCGTGGATGCCGTGCGTGCGGCCGATCATCGGCGTGCGGCGATGGCGGAGCGCCTGGGCGCGGACCGCGGCGCGCAGGCGGTCGATGCCGGCGAGCAGGAGATCCGCCGCGTCGCGGAGCTGGAGGGCGAAGGCGGTGTCGACCACGTCCGAGGAGGTGAGCCCCAGGTGGAGGAAGCGCCCCTCGTCGCCCACCGTCTCGGCGACCGAGGAGACGAACGCGATCACATCGTGCTTCACCTCGGCCTCGATCGCCCGTATGCGCGCGGCGTCGACGCGAGCCCGGGCGCGGAGCGTGCGCGCCGCCTCGACCGGCACCTCGCCTCGCTCCGCGAGCGCCTCGACCAGGGCCAGCTCGACCTCGAGCCAGCGCGCGAGGCACGCCTCCTCGGACCAGAGCCGGCCCATCTCCGGGCGGGTGTAGCGGTCAATCACTTCCGGGGCCCCGTCCGGTGCTCGCGCGCTCCGCGCGCTGCGCTCCTCCGATGGCCCCGGACCCCGTCGCCCGGCTCGGCTCAGCCTCGCTCGGGCTCCCTCCGACGCCCCCATCTCGCACGCTGCGCTCCGCCCCGGACCCCGTCGCCGGGCTCGGCTCAGCCTCGCTCCGGCTCCCTCCGGGGCCCTCATCTCGCACGCTGCGCTGCCCCGGATCCCCGGTGCTGCCGAAGCCGCCCGCGCCGCGCACGCTCTCCGGGAGGGTGGCGACCTCGCGCCAGACGACGCGGGCGACCGGCCCGATCACGAGCTGCGCGATGCGGTCGCCGTGGCGGACGCTCACTGGCTGGCGTCCGAGGTTGACGAGGAGGACGCGCACCTCGCCGCGGTAGTCGGCGTCGATCGTGCCGGGCCCGTTGAGCACCGTGAGGCCGTCGCGGGCGGCGAGGCCGCTCCGCGCCCGGACCTGCCCTTCGAACCCGGCCGGGATCGCGACCGCGAGCCCGGTCGGGACCAGGCGCCGGTCGCCCGGCGCGAGCACGATCTCG of the Deltaproteobacteria bacterium genome contains:
- a CDS encoding dUTP diphosphatase; protein product: MTAPLAVDVVRVRPGRDPLPLPRYMTPGAAGMDLLADLEAEIVLAPGDRRLVPTGLAVAIPAGFEGQVRARSGLAARDGLTVLNGPGTIDADYRGEVRVLLVNLGRQPVSVRHGDRIAQLVIGPVARVVWREVATLPESVRGAGGFGSTGDPGQRSVRDEGPGGSRSEAEPSPATGSGAERSVRDGGVGGSPSEAEPSRATGSGAIGGAQRAERASTGRGPGSD
- a CDS encoding adenylosuccinate lyase, whose product is MIDRYTRPEMGRLWSEEACLARWLEVELALVEALAERGEVPVEAARTLRARARVDAARIRAIEAEVKHDVIAFVSSVAETVGDEGRFLHLGLTSSDVVDTAFALQLRDAADLLLAGIDRLRAAVRAQALRHRRTPMIGRTHGIHAEVITFGLKCTSWYAELQRGRRGLAAARAAIAHGKLSGAVGTFANSEPGLEAAVLRRLGLRPEPIATQVVPRDRHARFFGELAILAGTCERIAVEIRHLQRTEVGEVLEPFAPGQKGSSAMPHKRNPILAENVTGLARLVRAYAAAALENMALWHERDLSHSSVERVIGPDATIVMDFMLARLADVIEGLEVRPEVMRANLERLGGAIFSEQVLLALVRRGVKRDEAYRWVQRCAQAGGDFQKRLAADPDVSRHLKPLELATLFDIEHHLRHTQALFSRALDDDHGSG